A window of the Bradyrhizobium ottawaense genome harbors these coding sequences:
- a CDS encoding DUF4142 domain-containing protein, producing the protein MFVRLSAAVAALSLLTGAALAQGAKPTDPQIAHIAYTAGVIDITAAKQAISKAGSKDVKAFAEDMVRDHEAVNKQALDLVKKLKVTPEDNDTSKTLSKQAADKLAELGKLKGADYDKAYVANEVAYHKAVNGALETLLIPSAGDAELKSLLQTGLKIFQGHQQHAEHVAATLK; encoded by the coding sequence ATGTTCGTTCGATTGAGCGCGGCTGTCGCCGCGTTGAGCCTTCTCACCGGCGCAGCACTGGCCCAGGGCGCCAAACCCACCGATCCGCAGATCGCGCATATCGCCTACACCGCCGGGGTCATCGACATCACCGCGGCGAAACAGGCGATCTCGAAAGCCGGCAGCAAGGACGTCAAGGCGTTCGCGGAAGACATGGTGCGCGACCATGAGGCCGTGAACAAGCAGGCGCTCGACCTCGTCAAGAAGCTGAAGGTGACGCCCGAGGACAACGACACCAGCAAGACGCTGTCGAAGCAGGCCGCCGACAAGCTCGCCGAACTCGGCAAGCTGAAGGGCGCCGACTACGACAAGGCCTATGTCGCCAACGAGGTCGCCTATCACAAGGCGGTCAACGGCGCGCTGGAAACGCTGCTGATCCCCTCGGCTGGCGACGCCGAGCTGAAGAGCCTGCTGCAGACCGGCCTGAAGATCTTTCAGGGTCACCAGCAGCACGCCGAACACGTCGCCGCGACGCTGAAGTAA
- a CDS encoding cupredoxin domain-containing protein, which produces MLSRRILLTALALGAMAVPAHAATIQVVMENLVVSPAEVSAKVGDTVEWINKDVFAHTATARNGDFDVAMPPKKTVTSVLKKAGTIEYYCRFHPNIKAVLTVAP; this is translated from the coding sequence ATGCTGTCGAGACGCATTCTACTGACCGCGCTGGCGCTCGGCGCGATGGCTGTCCCGGCGCATGCGGCGACGATTCAGGTCGTGATGGAAAATCTCGTGGTGTCGCCGGCCGAGGTCTCGGCCAAGGTCGGCGACACCGTCGAATGGATCAACAAGGACGTGTTCGCGCACACCGCGACGGCGCGAAACGGCGACTTCGACGTCGCCATGCCGCCGAAGAAGACGGTGACGTCGGTTCTCAAGAAGGCCGGCACGATCGAATATTACTGCCGCTTCCATCCCAACATAAAGGCCGTGCTGACGGTGGCCCCGTGA
- a CDS encoding helix-turn-helix domain-containing protein, which translates to MPRVATRPEVYLALSPAATATALGISYSHVRDAINEGVLPVYVVGVKHRIHVSDIERFLRSFPSPAKRKYTKRRSVPHE; encoded by the coding sequence ATGCCACGCGTTGCAACACGTCCAGAAGTGTATCTGGCACTTTCGCCCGCCGCGACAGCGACGGCGTTAGGCATTTCCTATTCCCACGTCCGTGATGCGATCAACGAAGGCGTGCTCCCGGTCTACGTGGTCGGCGTCAAGCACCGCATCCACGTCAGCGACATCGAGCGGTTCCTCCGCTCATTTCCGAGCCCAGCAAAGCGCAAGTACACCAAGCGCAGGAGCGTCCCCCATGAATGA
- a CDS encoding DUF2783 domain-containing protein codes for MTEAELDAAYTQLCKTMTELGEARASLFLARFALLAMVRIGDAAVVQGLTDAAAADIAAEAAG; via the coding sequence ATGACCGAAGCCGAACTCGACGCCGCCTATACGCAGCTGTGCAAGACCATGACAGAGCTCGGCGAAGCACGCGCGTCGCTATTCCTGGCGCGTTTCGCGCTGCTGGCGATGGTGCGCATCGGCGATGCCGCGGTCGTGCAAGGCCTGACCGATGCCGCCGCGGCCGACATCGCTGCCGAAGCCGCGGGTTGA
- a CDS encoding FAD-dependent oxidoreductase, which produces MNRPFKPYPFTAKQYPASLPPLQGGVDQARHPVVVVGGGPVGYCAALGLASHGVPVVLLEADDSVCFGSRAICISRRSLEIIARLGAADGFLKQGLPWTGGRSFYRDDEVLHFKMPMDENQKHPPMINLAQYSIEQLLLDAAEQRSDLIEVRWQNRVTAVGAREDGTRLTVETPAGAYTMEADWVVAADGGRSLLRETLGLKLKGTSYEGRYVIVDIVLDSARPAERLAYFDPPCNPGSTVLVHKQPSGVWRVDYQLRDGEDPDEAIKPENVMPRVESLLGMMGEKGAWSPVWIGIYKANALTLDDYRHRHVLFAGDAAHLLPIFGVRGANSGIDDADNLAWKLAFVVKGIASPRLLDSYSAERVAAARENLGYGTKSTEFMAPPSFAFELMRKAVLGLAVKFPELRSLINPRQSSAIAYTGSPLNMTSQDAEFGAGPACGHVLTECPLVIVDGASTREGHLTDLVGADITALYFTDDGAVPDELTTCHAAMRARGIPFAIVALARQAGFARAHGWDKSGRLFAMYDAAPGTLYLVRPDGHVFARWRRFDAADVTGAIDHLLQS; this is translated from the coding sequence GTGAACCGCCCGTTCAAGCCATATCCCTTTACGGCGAAGCAGTATCCGGCGTCGCTGCCGCCGCTGCAAGGCGGCGTCGATCAGGCGCGGCATCCCGTTGTGGTGGTCGGCGGCGGACCGGTCGGCTATTGCGCGGCGCTCGGTCTCGCCAGCCATGGCGTGCCGGTCGTTCTGCTCGAGGCGGATGATTCCGTCTGCTTCGGCAGCCGCGCGATCTGCATCTCGCGGCGCAGCCTCGAAATCATCGCGCGTCTCGGCGCGGCCGATGGTTTTCTGAAGCAGGGCCTGCCCTGGACCGGCGGCCGCAGCTTCTATCGCGACGACGAAGTGCTGCACTTCAAAATGCCGATGGATGAGAACCAGAAGCACCCGCCGATGATCAATCTGGCGCAATATTCGATCGAGCAGTTGCTGCTCGACGCCGCCGAGCAACGCAGCGACCTGATCGAGGTTCGCTGGCAAAACCGCGTTACCGCGGTCGGCGCGCGCGAGGACGGCACGCGGCTCACCGTCGAGACGCCAGCCGGCGCCTACACGATGGAGGCCGACTGGGTCGTCGCCGCGGATGGCGGCCGCAGCTTGCTGCGCGAAACGCTGGGATTGAAGCTGAAGGGCACCAGCTACGAAGGGCGCTATGTCATCGTCGACATCGTGCTGGACAGCGCGCGTCCGGCGGAGCGGCTCGCTTATTTCGATCCGCCCTGCAATCCCGGCTCGACGGTGCTGGTCCACAAGCAGCCTTCAGGCGTCTGGCGCGTCGACTATCAGTTGCGCGACGGCGAAGACCCCGATGAGGCGATCAAGCCCGAAAATGTCATGCCGCGCGTCGAAAGCCTGCTTGGGATGATGGGCGAGAAGGGCGCGTGGAGCCCGGTCTGGATCGGCATCTACAAGGCCAACGCGCTCACGCTCGACGACTACCGTCATCGCCACGTGCTGTTTGCCGGCGACGCCGCGCATCTGCTGCCGATCTTCGGCGTGCGCGGCGCCAATTCCGGCATCGACGATGCCGACAACCTCGCCTGGAAACTCGCTTTCGTGGTCAAGGGGATTGCGTCACCGCGGCTGCTCGACAGCTATTCGGCCGAGCGGGTCGCCGCCGCCCGGGAAAACCTGGGCTATGGCACCAAGAGCACCGAGTTCATGGCGCCGCCTTCGTTCGCGTTCGAACTGATGCGCAAGGCCGTGCTCGGTCTCGCCGTGAAATTTCCCGAACTGCGCTCGCTGATCAATCCGCGGCAGTCTTCGGCGATCGCCTACACCGGTTCGCCGCTCAATATGACCTCGCAGGACGCGGAGTTCGGCGCGGGACCAGCATGCGGCCATGTGCTGACGGAGTGCCCGCTTGTGATCGTCGATGGCGCGTCCACCCGCGAGGGCCATCTTACCGATCTGGTCGGGGCTGATATCACGGCGCTGTATTTCACTGACGATGGCGCGGTGCCGGATGAGCTGACGACATGTCATGCCGCGATGCGCGCCCGCGGCATTCCGTTCGCGATCGTAGCGTTGGCGCGGCAGGCTGGTTTCGCCCGGGCGCACGGCTGGGACAAGAGCGGCCGGCTGTTCGCGATGTATGACGCGGCGCCCGGCACGCTCTATCTGGTTCGTCCCGACGGCCATGTGTTCGCGCGCTGGCGCCGGTTCGATGCCGCGGACGTGACCGGCGCCATCGACCATCTGCTGCAATCCTGA
- a CDS encoding DUF1905 domain-containing protein — translation MVVLNKEFKARLQKSPKKGGWTYVVWPKSAAFFGTKGLVKVSCTVDDHPLRTAFMAIGGGVHKLPIKADLQAAIGKKAGDTVIIRLLERR, via the coding sequence ATGGTTGTTCTGAACAAGGAATTCAAAGCTCGGCTTCAGAAGAGTCCAAAAAAGGGCGGCTGGACCTATGTCGTATGGCCGAAGTCCGCAGCGTTCTTCGGTACAAAGGGCTTGGTCAAGGTAAGTTGTACGGTCGATGATCACCCGCTACGCACGGCATTCATGGCGATAGGTGGCGGTGTCCATAAATTGCCTATCAAAGCGGACCTGCAGGCTGCCATCGGAAAGAAGGCTGGCGACACGGTGATCATCCGGCTTTTGGAACGCCGGTGA